CGTTTGTTCCAGCGCCCATGGCACCTCTTTCGGGCCATGGTTCATGCTGGCATGAATGTCCTCGGACAGGGGGATATCCCCGTATTTTCCGGCCGGAAAACTGGACCAGGCCTGAACCAGCTTGCCGCCCCAGACGCCAGCCCAGGACAGGCCGGAAATCAGAAAGAAGAACAGGAAGATCGCGATCCACGCCCCGATGGAGGCATGCAGGCTCTTGAACAGTTGCCGCCCGCGTGCGCGCAGGTCGGGGATGAAGGCCCGGGCCATGCCACCGTCGCGGGGCCAGGCCAGAAACAGGCCCGTCGCCAGCAAGACGATTCCCAGCGAAGCGGCAATCTCGATCATGCGGTCGCCGGTGACGCCGATGCGCAATTCCCCATGCATGCTGTCGGCCCAGTCGTACCATCCGCTGCGCCGGTTGAACTGTTCCAGAACCTCGCCACGATAGGGATCGACGACGACCATTTGCGCGCCGTCCGCGTTGTCGACCCGAAAGATCGCGGCCAGTTCGTCATTTCGCGGCGCGACATATTGCACCAGCTTGCCATCGGGGACCGCTGCAAGGGCGGCATCGGCCTGAACCGAAACGGCCAGCGGTGCGCCATCGGGCACCACTGCAGTCTTTTCGCCGTCGCGACCGTCTATCCAGGCGATCCACAGCATCATCATGCCGGTGACCGCAAGGATCAGGAAGAAGGGGATCACGAAGACACCGGCATAGAAGTGCCAGCGCCATGCGGCACGATAAAGACGCGTGCTGCGCCCCTGATCGGAGGCTTTCAGGGTGGAAAACTGGCTGTCAGTGATCGCCATGGCACCCCCCGGCCGGGCCATGGGCCCGCGTGGAAAACAGATGTTTCATTGTGATATCTCCGGCTGCGATCTGCGCGCCCGTCTGGGCCGGCAGACCGGTATTTCGCTTGTTCTGATGTGGTCGGGCGGAACTGCCGCCTGATCAGACGCGCGGTGGTGCGCGGGCGAAATGCGTGGCCGCTATGCGGGTTTCATGCCAGAGATGTCCCTGACGCGCAGGCTGCAAGGCTCCAGCCAGCGCAATCCAGACCGGCGTTTCGGGCTGAACCCAGCGGTCAAGGGCATGAACCAGAAGGCAGGGAGCCTCGTGATGTGCCTCGCTTTGGGGGGCGGGCTGTCCATTGTCGGTCAGGGTGATCTCTTTCAACCCGGTACCGGTGCAGATGACCACCGTCCGGCTGCCGATCAGCCCAAGGTCGGACAGGGCCGCCGAAGTCTTCGGCAGCAACAAGCCCAGCATGACCCCGACGATCAGGGTGATTTGAACGATTCGGCGTGACATCACCGACCAAATAGCCTGAAATCGCGATGCCGATAAGTTGAATTCTCGTGTTCGGCGGATTCCCCTTGCAGGCAGCGGATTACATCCCGGCCAGTTCCATCCCGTCCGCATTGCGGAACCAGCCTCTGATCCGCGCGCGTTCCTCGGGCTCCATGAAGCTGACATTGGCCGGGGGCATGGCATCGGTCAGCCCGGCCTGCACATAGATTGCGCGGGCGGCACGGGCGATGTCGGCCGGCGTTTCCAGCATCAGTGATTTCGGCGCGTGATGGATGCCGTCATAGACCGGTTCGCGCGCATGACACATCGAACAGCGCCCCATGACGATATCGTTCACCTCTTCGAAACCGGCGGCATCGGCATAACGCTGTTCGACGGGCGACAGCAGGCGGGCCTCGGAATCGCCGAGGCTGTCCTGGTTGAGCCCCGCCGAGCTGATCCACATCACCATGATGAACAACACCGCCGTCACCAGCCATGTCCACCACAGTCGCCCCTTGCGCGCATGCATGCTGTTGAAGAAATGCCGGATGCTGACCCCCATCAGGAATATCAGCGCCGCGATGATCCAGTTATAGCGGCTGGCGAAGGCCAGCGGATAGTGGTTCGACAGCATCAGGAAGACGACTGGCAAGGTCAGATAGTTGTTGTGAGTCGAGCGCAGCTTGGCGATCTTGCCATACTTCGGATCCGGTGCCCGCCCGGCCTTCAGATCCGCCACCACGATGCGCTGATTGGGCATGATGACCAGAAACACATTCGCGGTCATGATCGTCGCCGTGAAGGCCCCCAGGTGCAGCAGCGCCGCACGGCCCGTGAAGACCTGGTCATAGCCCCAGCCCATTACCACCAGCGCCACGAACAGCAGCAGCATCAACGCGGTCGGCCGGTTCCCCAGCCCGGATCGGCAAAGGCCGTCATAGATCAGCCAGCCGATCGCCAAGGAGCCGGCAGAGATCATGATCGCCTGCCATGTCGCCAGATCGGCCTTGGCCGGATCGATCAGGAACAGATGTGCCCCGGCCCAATAGGTGACCATCAGCAGCGCCGCCCCTGAAAGCCAGGTCGAATAGCTTTCCCATTTGAACCAGGTCAGATGCTCGGGCATGCGATCGGGCGCGACCAGATATTTGCGGATATGGTAAAAGCCGCCGCCATGAACCTGCCATTCCTCGCCATGCACGCCTCTGGGTATGTCGGGCGCGCGCTGCAACCCCAGATCCAGCGCGATGAAATAAAAGGAACTGCCGATCCATGCGATGGCGGTGATGACATGGGTCCAGCGGATGGCAAAGCTCAGCCATTCCCAGA
This is a stretch of genomic DNA from Paracoccus seriniphilus. It encodes these proteins:
- a CDS encoding PepSY-associated TM helix domain-containing protein, which encodes MAITDSQFSTLKASDQGRSTRLYRAAWRWHFYAGVFVIPFFLILAVTGMMMLWIAWIDGRDGEKTAVVPDGAPLAVSVQADAALAAVPDGKLVQYVAPRNDELAAIFRVDNADGAQMVVVDPYRGEVLEQFNRRSGWYDWADSMHGELRIGVTGDRMIEIAASLGIVLLATGLFLAWPRDGGMARAFIPDLRARGRQLFKSLHASIGAWIAIFLFFFLISGLSWAGVWGGKLVQAWSSFPAGKYGDIPLSEDIHASMNHGPKEVPWALEQTPMPASGSDKGSDGIDGPVDIDSIDAMARKIGYEGRYQMNLPSGAEGVWTLSRDSMNNDSVDPTSDRVVHIDQYSGKILADIRFEDYSLMGKAMAVGIALHMGTLGLWSVLANTLFCLSVIFLCLSGVIMWWKRRPAGQFRLAAPPLPADMPLWQGAVLVGLVVSLAFPMAGLTIATVLLFDWLVLSRLPALKRVLG
- a CDS encoding urate hydroxylase PuuD produces the protein MMIPDQVIIWEWLSFAIRWTHVITAIAWIGSSFYFIALDLGLQRAPDIPRGVHGEEWQVHGGGFYHIRKYLVAPDRMPEHLTWFKWESYSTWLSGAALLMVTYWAGAHLFLIDPAKADLATWQAIMISAGSLAIGWLIYDGLCRSGLGNRPTALMLLLFVALVVMGWGYDQVFTGRAALLHLGAFTATIMTANVFLVIMPNQRIVVADLKAGRAPDPKYGKIAKLRSTHNNYLTLPVVFLMLSNHYPLAFASRYNWIIAALIFLMGVSIRHFFNSMHARKGRLWWTWLVTAVLFIMVMWISSAGLNQDSLGDSEARLLSPVEQRYADAAGFEEVNDIVMGRCSMCHAREPVYDGIHHAPKSLMLETPADIARAARAIYVQAGLTDAMPPANVSFMEPEERARIRGWFRNADGMELAGM